CCGTGCCGGCGGTGAGCGCGTGACGGCCTGGGAGGGCGGCTTCGGGATATCCGCGACCGACATCGCCGCAGCCCTCGGCCTGCCGTCTCCGACGGCGGCGCAGCAGCGCGTCATCGAAGCGCCACCTGAACCTGCTCTGGTCGTGGCCGGCGCAGGAAGCGGCAAGACCGAGACGATGTCGGGCCGCGTGGTCTGGTTGGTGGCGAACGGACACGTGCGCCGCGACGAGATCCTCGGACTCACCTTCACGCGCAAGGCCGCGGGAGAACTGGCAGAGCGCATCGGGGTGCGACTCGCCGTCGTCGACGAGTACGGCCGCCGAGGACTGCTCCCGCACCTGCCGGAGATCGTGCGCTCCGGAGCCCTGCAGCGCGTCGATGCCGCCGCGTCGGGGCGTCAACGCGAACTCGTGCGGGCGAGCGTGCTGGACGAGCTCTCCGTTCTTCATCGCACGGGATGGGACGCATCGACCCCTCGTGGCGCCGAGGATCTGATGATCCGCCCGCGAGTGTCGACCTACAACGCGTTCGCCGATGGCATCGTCCGCGAGCACGCGGCCAGGATCGGACGCGACCCCGATGTGGCCATGCTCAGCCAGGCGGCCTCGTGGATGCTCGCCCGCGAAGTCGTTCTGCGATCGGACATCCCCGAGCTCGAGAGCATCGAGTACGCGCTCGGAACGGTGATCGATGCCGTGCAGCGGCTGGCGGGCGACGCGCTGGATCACCGCGTCGATCTCGACCGGGCGGAGCGGATCGCGCGGGACCAGGCGCGAGCGTTCGAGCCCTACCGGAGCAACAAAGACGTCGACAAGGCTGCCGAGAATCTACTCGGGCTTCCCACGATCATCCGTCTGGTCCGCGACTACATCGCCGAGAAGCAGCGTCGGGGGGTACTCGACTTCGCAGACCAGGTGGGCGGCGCCTATGACATCGTCGAGACGGCGCCGGACGTCCGGGATGAGCTGCGTGAGCTGCACCGCGTCGTGCTCCTCGACGAGTACCAGGACACATCGGTGATCCAGACGAAGTTCCTCGCCGAGCTCTTCCGCGACACGGCGGTGATGGCCGTCGGTGATCCGCACCAGTCGATCTACGGCTGGCGGGGTGCCAGTGCGGACAACCTCTATGCCTTCTCCCGCTCCTTCGCGAGCGGAGGTGTGGCCCAGACCTACAGCCTGATGACGAGCTGGCGCAACGACCGGTCGATCCTCGACATCGCGAACAGCGTGCTCCTACCGTTGCAGCGCCCGGAGCTCGACGTTCCGCCTCTCGACCCCCGTCCCGGCGCCGACGAGGGCGCCGTGGCCGTGCGCTATCCGTTCACCGTCGACGACGAGGCGGCCGACGTGGCCGACTGGTTCGTCGCGCGCCGCGCCGCGCACGACGACGGGCCGGTGCGCACCAGGCCGCACACCGGCGCGATCCTGTTCCGCTCGAAACGGCACATGCAGACGTTCGCCGCTGCCCTCGCCGCACGCGATGTGCCGCACCGCATCCTCGGCCTGGGCGGATTGCTGGCCACTCCCGAGGTCGTCGATGTCGTCTCGGTACTGCGGGTCGTCCACGACCCCACCGCGGGTTCTCCGCTCATCCGTCTGCTGACCGGTCCCCGGTTCGGCGTGGGTGTCGCCGACATGGCCGCCCTCTACGATCTCGGACGCACGCTCGCAGAGCGCGACACCTCGATGATGCCCCTTCCCGACGAGGTCCGCGCCCGGCTCCGGTCGTCGCGAGGAGCGGACGAAGCCGTGTCGATCGTCGACGCCGTCGACGTCGTCCGTGCCGTGCGGGACGACTACCGGATGCTGGAGCGCATCACCCCGGTCGGTCGCCAGCGGATCCGCGCGGCGGGGGAGATGCTGGAGCGTCTGCGCAGGGCCGCGTCCCAGCCGATCCCCGAGCTGATCCGCCTGATCGAGCTCGAGCTCCGGCTCGACATCGAGCTCGCGGCGAACGAGACGCGGGGACCGGCGCGGATCGCCGCGACGCAGTTGCGCGCGTTCTCCGACGAGGTCCGTGCCTTCCTCGCCGCAGACGATCGCGGCACGATCGGGAGCCTTCTCGCGTGGCTCGACAAAGCGGAGAGCACGGATGAGCTGATGCCTCGGCCCGAACCTCCCGAGCCCGGTGTCGTGCAGCTCCTCACGATCCACGGCTCGAAGGGCCTGGAATGGGACGCGGTCGCCGTCGTGCGTCTCGTGGTCGACGAACTCCCCGGGCGCGTCTCCGACACCTCCGGTTGGTTCGGTTTCGGTGTCGTCCCGTTCGCCCTGCGCGGGGATCGCGACGCGCTGCCCACCTTCGCGTGGGATCCGGAGTCGGCCATGGCGGGAGAGGACGACCCGAAGAAGC
The sequence above is drawn from the Candidatus Microbacterium colombiense genome and encodes:
- a CDS encoding ATP-dependent DNA helicase, which produces MTAWEGGFGISATDIAAALGLPSPTAAQQRVIEAPPEPALVVAGAGSGKTETMSGRVVWLVANGHVRRDEILGLTFTRKAAGELAERIGVRLAVVDEYGRRGLLPHLPEIVRSGALQRVDAAASGRQRELVRASVLDELSVLHRTGWDASTPRGAEDLMIRPRVSTYNAFADGIVREHAARIGRDPDVAMLSQAASWMLAREVVLRSDIPELESIEYALGTVIDAVQRLAGDALDHRVDLDRAERIARDQARAFEPYRSNKDVDKAAENLLGLPTIIRLVRDYIAEKQRRGVLDFADQVGGAYDIVETAPDVRDELRELHRVVLLDEYQDTSVIQTKFLAELFRDTAVMAVGDPHQSIYGWRGASADNLYAFSRSFASGGVAQTYSLMTSWRNDRSILDIANSVLLPLQRPELDVPPLDPRPGADEGAVAVRYPFTVDDEAADVADWFVARRAAHDDGPVRTRPHTGAILFRSKRHMQTFAAALAARDVPHRILGLGGLLATPEVVDVVSVLRVVHDPTAGSPLIRLLTGPRFGVGVADMAALYDLGRTLAERDTSMMPLPDEVRARLRSSRGADEAVSIVDAVDVVRAVRDDYRMLERITPVGRQRIRAAGEMLERLRRAASQPIPELIRLIELELRLDIELAANETRGPARIAATQLRAFSDEVRAFLAADDRGTIGSLLAWLDKAESTDELMPRPEPPEPGVVQLLTIHGSKGLEWDAVAVVRLVVDELPGRVSDTSGWFGFGVVPFALRGDRDALPTFAWDPESAMAGEDDPKKRHTLAQSSLSGGATKANPQGGALKRFKDHYRQYQQQEERRLAYVAVTRARTDLLLSGSHWAGQKSPRMPSPYLVEAMDVLGLAQIEPVDPEDNPYDGPGSTASWPLDPLGARRPRVAAAAEAVEAAAMAPEAIDPSPALARLLAERAARLRGTDAVAPTRVPASRFKDYVGDYSATVASIVRPMPERPYRQTRLGTLFHAWVERRSELVGVGVRVDEALWEIDEDESDGAEAAGTLAPGSSAAAADEIDLAALQATFERSEWGSLSPIAVEIEIDFTLGSGLPDAVGREHIVICKLDAVYRRADRGDRIEIVDWKTGKAPRTPQEREERMLQLALYRLAYHRRFGVPLDDIDVALYYVADDLVIRDDRVYSESELFHRWSAARAAR